Proteins encoded together in one Gemmatimonadales bacterium window:
- a CDS encoding radical SAM protein, whose product MDALALDHETLYRLPWSTSDNAIAWYEPTAMCNLACEGCYRDNVKDSHKPLDLVRRELDALRRLRTSDCMNIAGGDPLMHPEIVAIVAEVRRRGWKPILVTNGILLTPELLRALKRAGAFGFTFHVDSKQGRPGRWRGKSEQDLNGLRQAYAAMLAAAGGLVCSFDCTVYPDTLCDVPALVDWAQRNIDIVQNMVFIAVRRLHADLPYRWTVNGMPVAREGLAYFSDGPRAPALLSTDLLRVVRKTFPDFAPCAYLGGTVRPGAFKWMLTERVGNTRELFGYAGPKFLELVMAGHHLLTGRYLSHLRPRLPGARATVLAMAPFDRGLRRAAGRLLASLVRRPAGIFRRACFQTVMFIQPVDFLPGGEQDMCDGCPDATIWEDRIVWSCRLGELTRFGSFLESTPQRSQPA is encoded by the coding sequence ATGGACGCCCTCGCGCTCGATCACGAGACGCTGTACCGGCTCCCGTGGAGCACGTCCGACAACGCGATCGCGTGGTACGAGCCCACCGCGATGTGCAACCTCGCGTGCGAGGGGTGCTACCGGGACAACGTCAAGGACTCCCACAAGCCGCTCGACCTGGTGCGCCGGGAGCTGGACGCCTTGCGGCGGCTGCGCACCTCGGACTGCATGAACATCGCGGGCGGCGACCCGCTGATGCACCCCGAGATCGTCGCCATCGTCGCCGAGGTGAGGCGTCGCGGCTGGAAGCCGATCCTGGTGACGAACGGCATCCTGCTCACCCCGGAGCTGCTCCGGGCCCTCAAGCGCGCCGGCGCGTTCGGATTCACGTTCCACGTGGACAGCAAGCAGGGCCGTCCGGGCCGCTGGCGGGGCAAGAGCGAGCAGGACTTGAACGGGCTGCGCCAGGCGTACGCCGCGATGCTGGCCGCGGCGGGCGGCCTCGTCTGCAGCTTCGACTGCACGGTCTACCCGGACACGCTGTGCGACGTGCCGGCGCTGGTGGACTGGGCGCAGCGCAACATCGACATCGTGCAGAACATGGTCTTCATCGCCGTCCGCCGGCTGCACGCCGACCTGCCGTACCGGTGGACGGTGAACGGCATGCCCGTGGCGCGCGAAGGGCTGGCCTACTTCTCCGACGGCCCGCGCGCGCCGGCGCTCCTGTCCACCGATCTCCTCCGGGTGGTGCGCAAGACCTTCCCGGACTTCGCGCCCTGCGCCTACCTCGGCGGCACCGTCCGGCCCGGCGCCTTCAAATGGATGCTCACCGAGCGGGTCGGGAACACGCGGGAGCTGTTCGGCTACGCGGGCCCGAAGTTCCTGGAGCTGGTGATGGCGGGGCACCACCTGCTCACGGGCCGCTACCTCTCGCACCTCCGGCCGCGTCTGCCGGGCGCGCGCGCGACCGTGCTCGCGATGGCGCCCTTCGACCGCGGGCTGCGACGGGCGGCGGGCCGGCTGCTGGCCTCGCTGGTCCGCCGGCCGGCCGGGATCTTCCGGCGGGCCTGCTTCCAGACCGTGATGTTCATCCAGCCGGTGGACTTCCTGCCGGGCGGGGAGCAGGACATGTGCGACGGCTGCCCCGACGCCACGATCTGGGAGGACCGGATCGTGTGGTCCTGCCGGCTCGGGGAGCTGACGCGGTTCGGGTCGTTCCTGGAGAGCACTCCGCAGCGCTCGCAGCCCGCCTGA
- a CDS encoding FAD binding domain-containing protein, with protein sequence MFDQLRAFHRPSSVAAALRLFASERRAGGRGRFVAGGTDLVVQGDRSLRFLVDLTRLPLRYVKKRGRGWAIGATSTLSDLEHAPALAGLAGGILAEAAGTAGSRQIRTMGTAGGNLANASPASDLAPPLLVLDARLVLAGRGGRRTVPLERFFRGVNRTVLDGGLLVEIVIPPPPAPRGGRGGAAWSFQKLGRLASDIAVVNAAAGVAVDAGGRCTWARIALGAVAPTPMRARRAEAALVGKPFTRAAADAAAAQAAGETRPVTDVRGTAAYRREMSRVLVARALGECLEQLGRPW encoded by the coding sequence ATGTTTGACCAACTGCGCGCTTTCCATCGTCCCTCCTCCGTCGCCGCCGCCCTTCGCCTGTTCGCATCCGAGCGCCGTGCCGGCGGCCGGGGGAGGTTCGTCGCCGGCGGCACCGACCTGGTGGTCCAGGGCGATCGCTCGCTGCGCTTCCTGGTGGACCTGACGCGACTGCCGCTCCGCTACGTCAAGAAGCGCGGGCGCGGCTGGGCCATCGGTGCGACCTCCACGCTGTCGGACCTCGAGCACGCCCCGGCGCTGGCGGGCCTGGCGGGCGGCATTCTCGCCGAGGCCGCGGGCACGGCGGGCTCCCGCCAGATCCGCACCATGGGCACGGCGGGCGGCAACCTCGCCAACGCCTCCCCCGCGAGCGACCTCGCGCCGCCGCTGCTGGTGCTCGACGCCCGGCTGGTTCTCGCGGGCCGGGGCGGGCGCCGCACCGTGCCGCTCGAGCGGTTCTTCCGGGGCGTGAACCGCACCGTCCTCGACGGCGGCCTTCTGGTGGAGATCGTGATCCCGCCGCCGCCCGCGCCGAGGGGCGGGAGGGGGGGGGCCGCCTGGTCGTTCCAGAAGCTCGGGCGCCTCGCGAGCGACATCGCCGTGGTGAACGCGGCGGCCGGCGTGGCCGTGGACGCGGGCGGCCGCTGCACCTGGGCGCGCATCGCGCTCGGCGCCGTGGCACCGACGCCGATGCGGGCGCGGCGCGCGGAGGCCGCGCTGGTCGGGAAGCCGTTCACTCGCGCCGCCGCGGACGCGGCAGCGGCGCAGGCCGCCGGGGAGACGCGGCCGGTCACCGACGTGCGCGGGACGGCGGCCTATCGGCGCGAGATGAGCCGGGTGCTCGTCGCGCGCGCCCTGGGGGAGTGTCTCGAGCAGCTCGGGAGGCCCTGGTGA
- a CDS encoding bifunctional aspartate kinase/diaminopimelate decarboxylase, whose translation MDEPWVVLKFGGTSVASVAGWRTIAGEAAARAQERRVVVVCSALAGVTDLLERAVTAARTGGEGEDLARVGRVHADLAAAAGLDPAGPALEPVRVALEEAGRLVQGVWLTGEAPPRLVARLLAIGELAATRLGVAILESLGLRARWLDARDLLRSAPRPLDADERRYLAATVPSERAPERLAAVAGDARVVITQGFIARTPEGDTCLLGRGGSDTSASLLAALAGAEALEIWTDVPGLFTADPREVPAARLIRSIGYREARELASLGAKVLHPPCLDPAARHGIPVHIRCTPHPEMAGTRIEGESEAQPAVTAVTCRRGGTLLSLSTVAMWDTPGFLARFFAPFEELGISVDLVGTSEAAISVTLDSLPGGVEGRVFKRLLAGLGELGEVRVIHPCAVVSIVGRRIRATLGEIAPALTAFQERPVHLISNSAEDLNLSFVVDEEEGTPLVRRLHDLLFAARGDDPRLGPTWERLRGAPAPAPAALWWERRRGDLLALAADGRARYVYDLATVRERARRLRRHLPAVSRFYYSMKANPHPAILDALSAEGFGIECVSIQEVEAARDRLGSGAPLLFTPNFCPVDEYRRAAALGAELTIDGAQLCEDDPALLRDRGVAVRLDPGWGAGHHEKVRTGGPGSKFGLPPEELEGLRAALETAGARIVGLHAHLGSGILEPGAWPALARLLASLAAKAGGALRWIDLGGGLGVPERPGQPELDLDAVEAGLAPIAAALPGVELRLEPGRYAVAEAGVLLVPVTQVRRKARTVFVGVATGMNSLIRPALYGAWHPIVNLTRHPAAPDLFAQVVGPICESGDVLGRDRWLASPAPGDVLLIGNAGAYGHAMASHYNLRPPAEEVVLS comes from the coding sequence GTGGACGAGCCGTGGGTCGTGCTGAAGTTCGGCGGGACGTCGGTGGCGTCGGTCGCGGGCTGGCGGACCATCGCCGGCGAGGCGGCGGCGCGCGCCCAGGAGCGGCGCGTGGTGGTGGTGTGCTCGGCCCTGGCGGGCGTGACCGACCTCCTGGAGCGGGCAGTCACGGCGGCGCGCACCGGGGGCGAGGGCGAGGACCTGGCCCGGGTGGGCCGAGTCCACGCCGATCTGGCGGCCGCGGCCGGCCTCGACCCCGCCGGGCCCGCGCTCGAGCCCGTGCGCGTGGCGCTGGAAGAGGCGGGACGCCTGGTGCAGGGCGTGTGGCTCACCGGCGAGGCGCCGCCGCGCCTGGTGGCGCGGCTGCTCGCGATCGGCGAGCTGGCGGCCACGCGGCTCGGCGTGGCGATCCTGGAGTCGCTGGGGCTCCGGGCCCGGTGGCTCGACGCCCGCGACCTGCTCCGGAGTGCGCCGCGTCCGCTGGACGCCGACGAGCGCCGCTACCTGGCGGCGACGGTGCCGTCGGAGCGCGCCCCGGAGCGGCTCGCGGCCGTTGCCGGGGACGCGCGCGTCGTGATCACGCAGGGATTCATCGCGCGGACGCCGGAGGGGGACACGTGCCTGCTGGGCCGCGGCGGCAGCGACACCTCGGCGTCGCTCCTGGCGGCCCTGGCGGGCGCGGAAGCGCTGGAGATCTGGACCGACGTGCCGGGGCTGTTCACCGCCGACCCGCGGGAAGTGCCCGCGGCGCGCCTGATCCGCAGCATCGGCTACCGCGAGGCGCGCGAGCTGGCGTCGCTCGGCGCCAAGGTCCTGCATCCGCCGTGTCTCGACCCGGCGGCGCGCCACGGCATCCCCGTCCACATCCGCTGCACGCCGCACCCGGAGATGGCCGGCACGCGGATCGAGGGCGAGAGCGAGGCGCAGCCGGCGGTCACCGCCGTCACCTGCCGCCGCGGCGGCACGCTCCTGAGCCTCTCGACGGTGGCGATGTGGGACACGCCGGGCTTCCTGGCGCGCTTCTTCGCGCCGTTCGAGGAGCTGGGCATCTCGGTGGACCTCGTCGGCACGTCGGAGGCGGCGATCAGCGTGACCCTCGACTCGCTGCCGGGCGGGGTGGAGGGGCGCGTCTTCAAGCGGCTGCTGGCGGGATTGGGGGAGCTCGGCGAGGTGCGGGTGATTCACCCCTGCGCGGTCGTGTCCATCGTCGGCCGCCGCATCCGGGCCACGCTGGGGGAGATCGCGCCGGCGCTCACGGCTTTCCAGGAGCGACCCGTCCACCTCATCAGCAACTCCGCGGAGGATCTCAACCTCTCGTTCGTGGTGGACGAGGAGGAGGGCACGCCGCTGGTGCGGCGGCTGCACGACCTGCTGTTCGCCGCGCGCGGCGACGACCCGCGCCTCGGTCCGACCTGGGAGCGGCTGCGGGGCGCACCCGCCCCGGCGCCCGCGGCGCTGTGGTGGGAGCGCCGCCGCGGCGACCTGCTGGCCCTCGCGGCCGACGGCCGCGCGCGCTACGTGTACGACCTCGCGACGGTGCGCGAGCGCGCCCGGCGGCTGCGCCGCCACCTGCCGGCCGTGAGCCGCTTCTACTACTCGATGAAGGCCAACCCGCACCCCGCCATCCTGGACGCGCTGAGCGCCGAGGGCTTCGGCATCGAGTGCGTCTCGATCCAGGAGGTGGAGGCCGCGCGCGACCGGCTCGGCTCCGGGGCGCCGCTCCTCTTCACGCCCAATTTCTGTCCGGTGGACGAGTACCGGCGCGCCGCGGCACTCGGCGCCGAGCTGACGATCGACGGTGCGCAGCTGTGTGAGGACGACCCGGCGCTGCTGCGCGACCGCGGCGTGGCCGTGCGCCTCGATCCCGGCTGGGGTGCCGGGCACCACGAGAAGGTGCGGACCGGCGGGCCGGGCTCGAAGTTCGGGCTGCCGCCGGAGGAGCTGGAGGGGCTGCGCGCGGCGCTGGAGACCGCAGGCGCGCGCATCGTCGGCCTGCACGCGCACCTCGGCAGCGGCATCCTGGAGCCCGGCGCGTGGCCGGCGCTGGCGCGCCTGCTCGCGTCGCTCGCGGCGAAGGCCGGCGGTGCGCTGCGGTGGATCGACCTGGGCGGCGGCCTCGGCGTCCCCGAACGCCCCGGACAGCCGGAGCTGGACCTCGACGCGGTCGAGGCCGGACTCGCGCCGATCGCCGCGGCGCTGCCGGGCGTCGAGCTGCGGCTCGAGCCAGGGCGCTACGCCGTGGCCGAGGCGGGCGTGCTGCTCGTGCCCGTGACCCAGGTGCGCCGCAAGGCGCGCACGGTGTTCGTCGGCGTGGCCACGGGGATGAACTCGCTCATCCGCCCGGCGCTGTACGGCGCCTGGCACCCGATCGTGAACCTCACGCGCCATCCGGCGGCGCCGGACCTGTTCGCGCAGGTGGTGGGGCCGATCTGCGAGAGCGGCGACGTCCTGGGCCGCGACCGCTGGCTCGCCTCGCCGGCGCCGGGCGACGTGCTCCTGATCGGCAACGCGGGCGCGTACGGCCACGCCATGGCGTCGCACTACAACCTCCGCCCGCCGGCGGAGGAGGTGGTGCTGAGCTAG